A window from Sphingobacterium hotanense encodes these proteins:
- a CDS encoding DUF721 domain-containing protein, with protein MAKYSDDAFRRSDDITIKQAVDKLLDVYRLRRKFDETSIISAWPELIGSAIANRTQQIYIRDRKLFVKVESAVIKNELAIMRRQIIGRVNEYVGQVVIEEFVIL; from the coding sequence ATGGCGAAATATAGCGACGATGCATTTAGACGAAGTGACGATATCACGATTAAACAAGCCGTGGATAAGTTACTTGATGTGTACCGTCTGCGCCGTAAATTCGACGAAACTTCTATTATATCTGCATGGCCTGAGTTAATTGGCTCAGCCATCGCCAACCGAACCCAACAAATTTATATTCGCGATAGAAAGTTGTTTGTAAAAGTAGAGTCTGCAGTTATCAAGAATGAGCTAGCCATTATGCGCCGTCAGATAATAGGGCGTGTTAATGAATATGTGGGTCAGGTAGTGATCGAAGAATTCGTTATCCTTTAG
- the recF gene encoding DNA replication/repair protein RecF (All proteins in this family for which functions are known are DNA-binding proteins that assist the filamentation of RecA onto DNA for the initiation of recombination or recombinational repair.) produces MWLKHLSVLNFKNYTESTLEFLPDTNAFTGQNGAGKTNLLDAIHYLSLCKSYFNPIDSQHIKKGEDWFMVQGEFDRELMADQVSCSLKRNQKKQFKKNKKEYGRLADHIGQFPLVMISPNDSFIIMDGSEERRKFIDNVISQTDNHYLDYLINYNRILLQRNTVLKNIRETGVFDVGLLEVLNLQLVESGERIFKRRREFMEAFLPEFQRYYQFLSDDSEQVSLIYESQLLSNDFLQLLSSQLDKDRALERTTVGIHKDDLLFSIHEGMPLKKFGSQGQQKSFLIALKLAQYSFLKNKKHFKPLLLLDDIFDKLDDQRTKKLMQLVSEDEFGQIFLTDTDSSRIERIFKEIEKPIRIFEVEGGQVHGEI; encoded by the coding sequence ATGTGGCTCAAACACCTTTCGGTATTAAACTTTAAAAACTATACGGAATCTACATTAGAGTTTCTTCCTGATACCAATGCCTTCACAGGGCAGAACGGTGCAGGGAAGACTAACTTGTTAGATGCTATCCATTATCTTTCTCTTTGTAAATCCTATTTCAATCCTATTGATTCTCAACATATCAAGAAGGGGGAAGATTGGTTTATGGTGCAGGGTGAGTTCGATAGGGAGCTGATGGCCGATCAGGTTTCCTGTAGTTTAAAGCGGAACCAAAAGAAGCAATTTAAGAAGAATAAGAAAGAGTATGGCCGCTTAGCAGATCATATCGGACAATTCCCCTTGGTGATGATATCGCCTAATGATTCTTTTATTATCATGGATGGCAGTGAGGAGCGTCGTAAGTTTATTGATAACGTCATCTCGCAAACGGATAACCATTATCTGGACTATCTCATCAATTACAACAGAATCTTGTTACAACGAAATACAGTGTTGAAAAACATTCGTGAAACCGGTGTCTTTGATGTTGGATTGTTGGAGGTTCTTAACCTGCAGTTGGTGGAGAGCGGTGAGCGAATCTTTAAAAGACGACGTGAGTTTATGGAGGCTTTCCTTCCGGAGTTTCAGCGGTATTATCAGTTTCTATCCGACGACTCAGAGCAGGTGAGCCTCATCTATGAATCGCAATTGCTGAGTAATGATTTTCTGCAACTATTGAGTTCTCAACTTGATAAAGATCGTGCGCTAGAGCGGACAACCGTTGGAATCCATAAAGATGATTTACTGTTCAGTATACATGAAGGGATGCCATTAAAGAAATTTGGGTCGCAGGGACAACAAAAGTCTTTCTTAATTGCACTAAAGCTTGCCCAGTACTCATTCTTAAAGAATAAAAAGCATTTCAAGCCGCTATTATTACTGGACGATATCTTTGATAAGCTTGATGATCAGCGGACTAAGAAGCTGATGCAATTAGTTTCGGAGGATGAGTTCGGACAGATTTTTTTAACCGATACGGATTCCTCAAGAATCGAGCGCATTTTTAAAGAAATTGAAAAACCTATTCGTATCTTTGAAGTAGAAGGAGGACAGGTTCATGGCGAAATATAG
- a CDS encoding DUF4834 family protein, producing the protein MTFIYFLISIILFYYLFKFGMRLLMPFFMRKLTERLMNKQQQYANEGPFQQSYGDPFREYNQRETRHDGKVKVEFTPPKQSPKKGTATAGEFIDFEEVK; encoded by the coding sequence ATGACATTTATCTATTTCCTTATATCCATTATTTTATTTTACTACCTTTTTAAGTTTGGTATGCGTCTGCTCATGCCGTTCTTTATGCGTAAGCTAACAGAGCGTTTGATGAACAAACAGCAACAATATGCCAACGAAGGTCCCTTCCAACAATCTTATGGCGATCCGTTTAGAGAATACAATCAACGTGAGACGCGTCATGATGGAAAAGTAAAAGTCGAGTTTACTCCGCCAAAGCAATCTCCGAAAAAAGGTACTGCTACTGCGGGTGAGTTCATCGATTTTGAAGAGGTAAAATAA
- the tilS gene encoding tRNA lysidine(34) synthetase TilS: MATINKLKSFIKEKQLLSTADKVLLAVSGGKDSMLMACLFHDLGYQCIIAHCNFQLRGEDSDLDEALVRQYADELGYPCFVKRFDTEKYAKKHKESIQMAARTLRYAWFEELKAAERCTVICIAQHLNDHIETALLNLTRSTGLQGLLGISPRREDIVRPLLCLTAEEVEKTVGEYNVRYRDDQSNFSTKYARNKVRLEIIPKFKEIQPEFEAIMIQNIKHFEDSYNFIKKQVEAIRAQVFQEEESRTVITMESLAPYINDSYLLFELFKPYNFNKEILIDLQDCFDRGMGQLFESNSHELLLDRDKLILRSRGDVGKLEIKIEKGMKVVDLGNAKLKLKKGSIDLLHKEKHQVDVDADLLIYPLEIRNWREGDVFVPLGMKGRKKLSDFFIQQKIDRFEKNRVPILLNGNGEIIWIINHRLDNRYKVTENTKKVLTLVYK, from the coding sequence ATGGCTACCATCAATAAGTTAAAAAGCTTTATCAAAGAGAAGCAACTGCTGTCTACGGCAGACAAGGTTCTATTGGCCGTGAGCGGGGGTAAAGACTCCATGTTGATGGCTTGTTTATTTCACGATTTGGGTTATCAGTGCATTATTGCACACTGCAATTTCCAGTTGCGAGGCGAAGATTCTGATCTGGACGAGGCGCTGGTTCGACAGTACGCCGATGAACTGGGGTATCCGTGTTTTGTAAAGCGTTTCGATACGGAGAAATATGCTAAAAAGCATAAGGAATCCATTCAAATGGCTGCAAGGACGCTACGTTATGCTTGGTTCGAGGAATTGAAGGCCGCGGAACGATGCACCGTTATCTGCATTGCCCAACATCTGAACGACCATATTGAAACTGCTCTGTTGAATTTAACGCGCTCTACGGGCCTGCAAGGTTTGCTAGGTATATCGCCTCGACGTGAGGATATCGTCCGACCACTACTCTGTTTAACGGCTGAGGAGGTGGAAAAAACCGTAGGTGAGTATAATGTTAGGTATCGGGACGATCAGTCCAACTTTTCGACTAAGTATGCAAGGAATAAAGTACGCTTGGAGATAATCCCGAAGTTTAAGGAAATACAGCCCGAATTTGAAGCTATCATGATACAGAATATCAAGCATTTTGAAGATAGCTATAACTTTATAAAAAAACAGGTGGAGGCTATTCGTGCGCAAGTATTTCAGGAAGAAGAGAGTCGTACTGTCATAACAATGGAATCACTGGCGCCGTATATAAATGATAGCTACCTCTTGTTTGAACTTTTTAAACCTTATAATTTCAACAAAGAGATACTGATCGATTTGCAGGATTGCTTTGACAGAGGGATGGGGCAGCTGTTTGAATCCAATAGCCATGAACTGTTACTGGATCGCGATAAGTTGATTCTTCGATCTAGAGGAGATGTGGGAAAGCTAGAAATTAAGATCGAGAAGGGGATGAAGGTTGTGGATCTTGGGAATGCGAAATTGAAGTTGAAGAAGGGGAGTATTGATCTTCTCCATAAAGAAAAGCATCAGGTGGATGTGGATGCCGATCTCTTAATTTATCCACTAGAGATCAGGAATTGGCGCGAGGGCGATGTCTTTGTGCCTTTAGGTATGAAGGGGAGAAAGAAGCTGAGCGATTTTTTCATTCAGCAGAAAATAGATCGCTTCGAAAAGAACCGTGTGCCAATATTGCTGAATGGAAATGGGGAGATTATTTGGATTATCAACCATCGCCTAGATAATCGGTACAAAGTGACTGAAAATACAAAGAAAGTACTTACTTTAGTGTACAAATAG
- a CDS encoding OstA-like protein, with protein MRLLSSSSSRFINQKILRSYHPVYEHKGSTLSADSGDLYKDDIGREFFEAHGNIVITQTSGSVIYGTHLHYDAASQQAVLTKNVRMVDGQTTLTTNYLTYNMRSQRGTYRNGGRIEGQGDTITSQNAYYFETSKDAYFNNKVVVRSPNVIIYTDTMQYNTMYRDAFFFGPTNIKGRKGENLYTEKGTYNTAFGIAKFNKNNLYTEGSRFLKGDSLFYDRNRGIGEAFRNVVFVDTLDKFYSNGGYGKYIEADQSILMTDKPLVKYVIQNDTTKQAADSLSTDSLQANKNLSKREIRKLEKEKEKELKAQEKQLTEKDISSTTDSTENKAVVPIKEPPKVDTAYMTADTLYSKVIFVRDYKPLDLKLDRNGGQIEESTEVDYGDMDDSTSFDDTDSLSIGEPILEKTLETAEPKILKKSETVKPVTPAKKAPAKAKVPDSMNIEVTTKADSVLRRKAEMPTGTEHDDLLSDALKTAQTADTLLKDSTQIFADTARTRIVRANYNVRVFKSDLQAVADSVYYGMVDSMFRFMGKPMIWSDGSQISADTIFMQIKNGKMDNALLKQNAFMVNAVLDTLKFNQLKGRKITAFFANNAIERLFVDGNAENLVFSTNDKTNTITEMFHDRSSRIKITMENNKIIDYVSIRKIDQKIYPFKLVTQELEVLPGFQWKPEDRPKSVEDMLNRKRAGQSLISEPDDEDEGDENTGEIKTEATKSIDTKKAEQTEKILEEATEN; from the coding sequence ATGCGTTTATTATCCTCTTCGAGCAGTAGATTCATCAATCAAAAAATCCTACGCAGTTATCATCCGGTCTACGAACATAAAGGGTCTACGCTTTCTGCCGATAGCGGAGATCTGTATAAGGACGATATCGGACGTGAATTCTTTGAAGCCCATGGCAATATTGTAATCACGCAAACTTCCGGGTCGGTAATCTACGGCACCCATTTACATTATGACGCCGCCTCACAGCAAGCCGTTTTGACTAAGAATGTACGTATGGTAGACGGGCAGACAACCCTTACTACGAATTACCTCACCTACAACATGCGCAGCCAACGCGGAACATACCGCAATGGAGGTCGTATTGAAGGACAGGGCGACACCATCACTTCCCAAAACGCTTATTATTTCGAAACCTCCAAAGATGCTTACTTCAACAACAAAGTCGTTGTGAGATCGCCCAATGTCATTATCTATACCGATACGATGCAGTATAACACCATGTATAGAGATGCCTTCTTCTTCGGGCCAACAAATATCAAAGGACGTAAAGGGGAAAACTTGTACACCGAAAAAGGAACGTATAATACCGCTTTCGGGATTGCTAAATTCAACAAAAACAACCTCTATACCGAAGGCAGCCGCTTCTTAAAAGGCGATAGTTTGTTCTATGATCGAAACAGAGGGATTGGCGAAGCCTTCCGTAATGTTGTGTTCGTGGATACGCTGGATAAATTCTATTCGAACGGAGGCTATGGAAAATATATTGAAGCCGACCAGTCCATCCTCATGACAGACAAACCTCTTGTCAAATACGTCATTCAGAATGACACCACAAAACAGGCAGCAGACTCGTTAAGTACAGACAGCCTACAGGCCAATAAAAATCTATCGAAACGAGAAATCAGAAAGCTGGAAAAAGAAAAAGAGAAAGAACTCAAAGCGCAAGAAAAGCAGCTTACAGAAAAAGATATTAGCAGCACGACCGATTCTACAGAAAATAAGGCGGTTGTCCCGATCAAAGAACCTCCCAAAGTGGATACGGCCTATATGACCGCAGACACCCTCTATTCCAAGGTGATTTTTGTAAGGGATTATAAACCCTTAGACCTCAAACTCGACCGCAACGGCGGACAGATTGAGGAATCTACGGAAGTAGACTATGGCGATATGGATGACTCAACCTCGTTTGATGATACTGACAGCCTTAGTATCGGCGAGCCGATTCTAGAAAAGACATTGGAAACCGCCGAGCCTAAAATTCTCAAAAAATCAGAAACGGTGAAACCGGTTACACCTGCGAAGAAAGCTCCCGCAAAAGCCAAAGTGCCTGACTCCATGAATATTGAAGTCACCACAAAAGCCGACAGTGTTCTACGGAGGAAGGCTGAAATGCCAACAGGAACAGAGCACGACGACCTATTGTCCGATGCACTGAAAACTGCTCAAACGGCGGATACCCTATTAAAGGACTCCACACAGATCTTTGCCGATACGGCGAGAACCCGTATCGTGCGAGCAAACTATAATGTTAGAGTATTCAAATCGGATTTACAAGCCGTGGCAGACTCCGTTTATTACGGCATGGTCGATTCCATGTTCCGCTTTATGGGCAAACCGATGATCTGGTCCGACGGATCGCAAATCTCAGCAGACACCATTTTTATGCAGATTAAAAACGGCAAGATGGATAATGCTTTGTTAAAACAGAATGCCTTTATGGTAAATGCTGTTCTAGACACGCTCAAGTTCAATCAGCTCAAGGGCAGAAAGATTACTGCATTCTTCGCTAATAATGCTATAGAGCGCCTGTTTGTCGATGGAAATGCAGAAAACCTAGTTTTCTCGACAAACGACAAGACCAATACCATCACAGAGATGTTCCATGACCGCAGCAGTCGGATTAAAATTACCATGGAAAACAATAAGATTATTGATTATGTTTCGATTCGAAAGATCGACCAGAAAATATATCCTTTCAAGCTAGTCACGCAGGAACTGGAAGTACTGCCTGGTTTCCAATGGAAACCCGAAGACCGGCCAAAGTCTGTCGAGGACATGTTAAATCGGAAGCGGGCTGGGCAATCCCTAATTTCTGAACCGGACGATGAAGATGAAGGCGATGAAAACACTGGGGAAATAAAAACGGAAGCAACAAAGTCCATAGACACTAAAAAAGCTGAACAGACCGAGAAAATATTAGAAGAAGCAACCGAAAATTAA
- a CDS encoding non-canonical purine NTP diphosphatase, which translates to MELIFATNNAHKLEEVQQMVGEQFTLKSLADIGCEDDIPETGVTFQENAQQKTDYLIAKYGVNCFGDDSGLEIDALNGEPGVYSARYSGSRDMEKNIDLVLERLGDTENRSARFKTVISLFLNGEQHFFEGTVEGNIIKERIGTAGFGYDPIFIPHGYEHTFAEMSMEEKNRISHRAQAIAKLVEFLKG; encoded by the coding sequence ATGGAATTAATATTCGCGACAAACAACGCACATAAATTAGAAGAGGTACAACAGATGGTTGGGGAGCAATTTACTCTTAAATCATTGGCAGATATTGGCTGTGAGGATGATATCCCCGAAACTGGAGTTACCTTTCAAGAAAATGCTCAACAGAAGACGGACTATTTGATTGCCAAATATGGAGTGAACTGCTTTGGGGATGATTCAGGGTTGGAGATCGACGCTTTAAATGGTGAGCCTGGCGTGTACTCTGCACGTTATTCTGGTTCTCGCGATATGGAAAAGAATATCGATTTGGTATTGGAGCGTTTGGGCGATACTGAAAATAGATCAGCGCGCTTTAAAACAGTGATTTCGCTCTTCTTAAATGGCGAGCAGCACTTTTTCGAAGGCACGGTAGAAGGAAATATCATTAAAGAAAGAATAGGGACAGCAGGTTTTGGCTATGATCCAATCTTTATTCCTCACGGTTATGAGCATACCTTCGCTGAGATGAGCATGGAAGAGAAGAACAGAATCAGCCACCGCGCGCAGGCTATTGCCAAGCTAGTTGAATTTTTAAAAGGCTAA
- a CDS encoding deoxyhypusine synthase family protein — protein sequence MSTQRGPISQFIEKNYLHFNAASLVDAAKGYETHLAEGGKMLVSLAGAMSTAELGISLAEMIRQDKVAIISCTGANLEEDVMNLVAHSHYKRVPHYRDLTPQDEWELLENHYNRVTDTCIPEEEAFRRLQSHLEKAWKDAEAAGERYFPHEFLYKVVLSGDLEQYYEIDPKNSWILAAAEKNIPIICPGWEDSTTGNIFASYVIKGELNVHTVKTGIEYMIYLTEWYRANSGGKGVGFFQIGGGIAGDFPICVVPMMYQDLEWHDVPFWSYFCQISDSTTSYGSYSGAVPNEKITWGKLDTESPKFIVESDATIVAPLIFAWVLGQ from the coding sequence ATGAGCACACAACGCGGACCTATTTCTCAATTTATCGAGAAGAATTATCTTCATTTTAACGCGGCTTCTTTAGTAGACGCGGCAAAAGGATATGAAACGCACCTTGCTGAAGGTGGTAAAATGTTGGTTTCTTTAGCAGGAGCAATGAGTACTGCTGAATTGGGTATTTCATTAGCTGAAATGATCCGTCAAGATAAAGTCGCTATCATTTCTTGTACTGGAGCGAACTTAGAGGAAGACGTGATGAACTTGGTAGCACACTCTCACTATAAGCGTGTTCCTCACTACCGTGATTTGACTCCTCAGGATGAGTGGGAATTGTTAGAAAACCATTACAACCGTGTAACGGATACTTGTATTCCTGAAGAAGAGGCGTTCAGACGTTTACAATCGCATTTAGAAAAAGCGTGGAAAGACGCAGAAGCAGCAGGCGAGCGTTACTTCCCGCACGAATTTTTATACAAAGTAGTGTTGTCTGGTGATTTAGAGCAATACTATGAAATCGATCCTAAAAACTCATGGATCCTTGCAGCTGCAGAAAAGAATATTCCAATCATCTGTCCAGGATGGGAAGATTCAACGACAGGTAATATCTTCGCTTCATACGTTATCAAAGGTGAGTTGAATGTACATACCGTTAAAACTGGTATTGAGTACATGATTTACTTAACAGAATGGTACCGTGCGAACTCAGGAGGTAAAGGTGTAGGATTCTTCCAAATTGGTGGTGGTATCGCTGGTGACTTCCCGATCTGTGTTGTTCCGATGATGTACCAAGATTTAGAATGGCATGATGTTCCTTTCTGGTCATATTTCTGCCAGATCTCTGATTCAACGACTTCTTACGGTTCATACTCTGGAGCAGTTCCAAATGAGAAAATTACCTGGGGTAAGCTAGATACAGAATCTCCGAAATTTATCGTTGAATCTGATGCAACAATCGTTGCACCGTTGATCTTTGCTTGGGTATTAGGTCAATAA
- a CDS encoding mandelate racemase/muconate lactonizing enzyme family protein, whose protein sequence is MTITEIEIYRLSIPMEPFVIATGTMDYAQNTFIRVRTDSEHFGVGECSAFPMIVGETQNTCIALAKDFAKIWLGKDPLQIAERMAELHLYIAGNATIKSAFDMALYDLAAKAAGQPLYQFLGGKVRDIVTDITLGIASPEEMAAKALKLHEGGAVALKVKLGKKPQDDVARIKAIRQVVGFDIPIRIDANQGWTYEEAVEALQGLEPLKIQFCEQPMRTYNDHLLAQLRSETIVPIMADESVYNHHDAERLCRTDSCDYINIKFSKSSGITESLKIQAVAQEYNIPCMIGGMLESRLALAAKAHFAYAAPNVKFFDLDTCMVGHLEDPVIGGIRYDGYQIHIGEGFGIGADMDPAFLETCDKWVIS, encoded by the coding sequence ATGACCATAACCGAAATTGAAATCTATAGACTCAGTATTCCGATGGAGCCTTTTGTGATTGCCACAGGGACAATGGATTACGCCCAGAATACTTTTATTCGTGTAAGAACCGATAGCGAGCACTTCGGTGTTGGGGAATGTTCTGCTTTTCCGATGATCGTTGGGGAAACGCAAAATACCTGTATTGCGCTGGCTAAAGATTTCGCGAAAATATGGTTAGGGAAAGACCCCTTGCAGATAGCAGAACGGATGGCGGAACTGCATCTATATATCGCTGGCAATGCGACGATCAAGTCGGCCTTTGACATGGCTTTATATGACTTGGCAGCAAAAGCTGCAGGGCAGCCGCTGTATCAGTTTTTAGGCGGAAAAGTCCGTGACATCGTTACGGATATAACCTTAGGTATTGCTTCCCCGGAAGAAATGGCTGCCAAAGCACTGAAACTTCATGAAGGCGGCGCTGTTGCCTTAAAAGTAAAGCTTGGGAAGAAGCCTCAGGATGATGTTGCACGAATCAAAGCGATTCGACAAGTGGTCGGCTTTGATATTCCGATTCGTATCGACGCTAATCAGGGTTGGACTTATGAAGAGGCGGTGGAAGCATTGCAAGGCTTAGAGCCTCTAAAGATACAGTTCTGTGAGCAACCTATGCGTACTTATAATGATCATTTATTGGCCCAATTGCGTAGTGAAACCATAGTGCCGATTATGGCTGATGAATCTGTTTATAATCATCATGATGCCGAGCGCTTATGTCGTACGGATAGTTGCGATTATATCAACATCAAATTTTCTAAATCATCGGGGATTACCGAGTCGTTGAAAATTCAAGCTGTAGCGCAGGAATACAATATCCCTTGTATGATCGGCGGTATGTTGGAAAGCCGTTTGGCATTAGCTGCAAAGGCGCATTTTGCTTATGCCGCGCCAAATGTGAAGTTCTTTGATCTGGACACCTGTATGGTGGGGCATCTGGAAGATCCTGTAATTGGCGGGATTCGATACGATGGCTACCAGATTCATATCGGAGAGGGATTCGGTATTGGAGCAGACATGGATCCTGCATTTTTGGAGACCTGCGATAAATGGGTGATCTCTTAA